Part of the Methylorubrum populi genome is shown below.
GCATCCACGCCCACCGGCAGGCCCTCAAGCGGGGTGAAGTGACGGGCGACGACCCGATCCCACCGGTGGCCGACGCGCTCGCGTCGGAAGCGACGCTTCTCTGCTTCGACGAATTCACGGTGACCGACATCGCCGACGCGATGATTTTGGGGCGCCTGTTCGGGGCCTTGTTCAAGCGCGGCGTGACGGTGGTGGCGACCTCGAACGTCGAGCCCGACCGGCTCTACGAGGGCGGTCTCAACCGCGCGCTGTTCCTGCCCTTCGTGGCGGAGCTGAAGGAGCGGGTCGAGGTGCTGCGCCTCGATTCCCGCACCGATTTCCGGCTGGAGAAGCTCGGCGGCAGCTCGGTCTACCATGTTCCGGCGGATGCGGCGGCCGATGCCGCGCTGGACGCCGCCTTCAAGGCGCTCACGGGCCGCGCGAGGGGCAAGCCGAGCACGGTTGCGGTGAAGGGCCGTGCGGTGCCGGTGCCGGAGGAAGCCGGCGGCGTCGCCCGCTTCCATTTCGACGATCTGTGCCGGACCCCGCTCGGGGCCTCCGACTACATGGCGCTCGCCGACAGCTTCCACACCCTGATCGTCTCGCGGATTCCGGTGATGGGCGAGGCGGACCGCAACGAGGCCAAGCGCTTCATCACGCTGATCGACACGCTCTACGACGCGCATGTGAAGCTCGTCGCCTCGGCCGAGGCCGAGCCGACCGGCCTCTACACCGCCACGGAAGGTCGTGAGGCCTTCGAGTTCGAGCGCACCGCGTCCCGCCTGATCGAGATGCGCTCGGAGGAATATCTCGGCACGCCGCACGGGCGGGCTCCCTCGCAATCGAGCGCCGGCCTCGCCGAGACCTGATCCCTACGCCGCCGGACCGGTGCCGGATCGTGCTCTCGGCAGCGGCCGGCTGAGATAGGGCGAGCCGGGCACGAGGAAGCGCCAGGGCGCTTCGACGCCGCGGCTGATGCCGATGCGGGTCGTGGCGGCGACCGCCACCGGTCCCTGCGGCGCCAGCCAGGCGAAGGGTGCCCGGTCGAGCGGAAGGCCGTCATGCGAGAGGTCGATGCCCAGCGCCTGGGCGAGCCGGCCGGGCCCCGCGCAGAGCAGGCGCGGGGCATCGAGTCCGCGCCGGGCGCGCATCGTCGCCAGCCCCATGGTCGGTTCGACCGCGCGCAGCAACACGGCGCTGCCGGTCTCGCAGACGAGGTTGAGGCACCAGTGCAGGCCGTAGGAGCGGTAGACGTAGGCGCGGCCGGGCGGCCCGAACATGCTGGCATTGCGCCGCGTCGGCCCGGCGAAGCTGTGAGAGGCCGGATCGGTTCGGTCGTAGGCCTCGGTCTCGACGATGATGCCGCCGACGCCGTCCACGAGCAGCCCGTGACCGATCAGCGCGGCGGCGACGGTCGCGGCGGGACGATCGAAGAAGGTCGGGTCCATCGCGCCGCACCGGGCCGTGTCAGGACGCCTTCTGCAGCTCGGCGCGGACGCGGGCGACGCCCGGCGGCTTGAGCTCCAGCGCGAGCCGCACGGCGTCCTCGAGATAGGCCTGCGGGCTGATGCCGGCACGGGCCGCGGCCCGCGACACCGCCCGGGCGAGGTCGGTGCTCAGCGCCACCTGCGTCGTCTCCGGCGGCGCGGGTGTCGGGGCAGGCGCAGGCGCGGGGTCAGCGGTCGGCAGAACCGTCTCGCCCGAGGCCTTTCCGCTCAGGGCTTCGCGCCGGCCGAGAGCGGCGAGCCGGTCGGCGCGCTCGTTTCCGGCCTCACCGGCATGGCCGCGCACCCAGGTCCAGCGCACGTCGCGGGCGGCGGCCAGCGTGTCGAGGCGCTGCATCAGGTCGATGTTCTTCACCGGCCCCGTGGCGGTGCGCCAGCCCCGAGCCTTCCAACCGCGCATCCATTCGGTGACGGATTTGACCACGTACTGGCTGTCGCAGCGCATCTCGATCTGCGCTCCTTCAGGGAAATGCTCCAGAGCGCGGATCGCGGCGGTCAGTTCCATGCGGTTGTTGGTGGTGGCGCGCTCGCCGCCATGCAGCTCGACGGTGCCGGCGGGGTCCTGGATCACCACACCCCAGCCGCCGGGACCGGGATTCGGGTCGCAACCGCCATCCGCGTAGACGATGGTTCGCATCG
Proteins encoded:
- the zapE gene encoding cell division protein ZapE, which encodes MPESHAPSDHARAGAVPPGPVRERYDSLVSSGAIERDPSQIRLVQALDRLAQNLERRRRAKKGSALGWLFGRKDDDAGPPKGLYIWGSVGRGKTMLMDLFHEAAPGPKRRVHFHGFLADAHERIHAHRQALKRGEVTGDDPIPPVADALASEATLLCFDEFTVTDIADAMILGRLFGALFKRGVTVVATSNVEPDRLYEGGLNRALFLPFVAELKERVEVLRLDSRTDFRLEKLGGSSVYHVPADAAADAALDAAFKALTGRARGKPSTVAVKGRAVPVPEEAGGVARFHFDDLCRTPLGASDYMALADSFHTLIVSRIPVMGEADRNEAKRFITLIDTLYDAHVKLVASAEAEPTGLYTATEGREAFEFERTASRLIEMRSEEYLGTPHGRAPSQSSAGLAET
- the rnhA gene encoding ribonuclease HI, with the translated sequence MRTIVYADGGCDPNPGPGGWGVVIQDPAGTVELHGGERATTNNRMELTAAIRALEHFPEGAQIEMRCDSQYVVKSVTEWMRGWKARGWRTATGPVKNIDLMQRLDTLAAARDVRWTWVRGHAGEAGNERADRLAALGRREALSGKASGETVLPTADPAPAPAPTPAPPETTQVALSTDLARAVSRAAARAGISPQAYLEDAVRLALELKPPGVARVRAELQKAS
- a CDS encoding DNA-3-methyladenine glycosylase, with product MDPTFFDRPAATVAAALIGHGLLVDGVGGIIVETEAYDRTDPASHSFAGPTRRNASMFGPPGRAYVYRSYGLHWCLNLVCETGSAVLLRAVEPTMGLATMRARRGLDAPRLLCAGPGRLAQALGIDLSHDGLPLDRAPFAWLAPQGPVAVAATTRIGISRGVEAPWRFLVPGSPYLSRPLPRARSGTGPAA